One Anaeromicrobium sediminis genomic window, ACTTCTAATCTATTTATTCCCCCCATTCTCATGGGAGTTGCCATACATATACCCTCTGGAATATTATGGACGGCTATAACTATAGATACACCAATTCCTAATGATTTAGTAAGTAAAAAAGCAGATCCTATAGCTAATCCCTCTGGGAAATTATGTAGTGCTACTCCAATTAATAATAAAAATCCTATTCTTCTATATTTATTACCACTCCTATTTCTCTTTCTCAATAAAGTTTCTATTAGGCTCATAACTATTATTCCTAGTATTAATCCAGCAATATTTATGGGAAGAGAAGTTATCTTAAAGGCTTCTTCTAATAAGTCAAAACATATTATCGATAGCATTAGTCCGCCTGATAATCCCATTATAAAACTTAGAATATTTCCTTTAATATCTGATACTAGTATAGATATTATTCCACCTATACCCGTTCCTATTACTCCTACCATGAAACCTATAATGCCTATTTCATATATATTTTCCATAAAAAAACCTCCCCATGTATATATATGGAAAGGTTTGTTTTTATATTACCTTTTCTCTAACTCATATCCTTTAAAACTCCACTTTAATAGGGATGGTGTCATAAGGGTTGTAGCCACTACAAGTACAATAGCTGAAGAAAACTCCTTATCTCCTATTAAGTTTAAAGAAAGGGCTAAGTTAGCTATGATTATGGATACCTCTGCCCTTGGAACCATGCCAATTCCCACTTGTAATGATTCTTTTACAGAAAAACCTGTGGCTCTTGCTCCAAATCCACAACCAAATATTTTTCCTATTATTCCTAACCCTAATAATATTAAACTAAATGTAATAGCATATCCCAGTTCATTTAATTCTACTCCTAATCCTATAGATACAAAAAATATAGGTGTAAAGAAGCTATCAGATACGATTTGTATATCATGGGATATTTTATGCCTATAAGGGGTCATAGAAAGTATTACTCCTGCAAAATAGGCTCCTGTTACAGCAGCTACCCCTAAATCCTCTGAAAGATAAGCCAATAGTACACAGAATATTAAGGAGTATGATACTATTACTCTTCTTAAATTAAATTTATGATGGATCTTAAGTACAACCTTTATTATTATATATCCCAGCACAAAGGTTATTATAAAGAAAGTTATTATTTTTAGTATTACACTTAAGACTCCACTTTCTGCATTTGGCCTTACCATACCTATTGTTAAGGTAAGAAGTATGATTCCTATAATATCATCTATAATGGCTGCTCCTAATATGGCTATACCCTGTTTAGATCTTAAAAAACCAATCTCTTTTAGGGTCTGAACAGATATACTTACACTGGTAGCAATAGATATAAGTCCTAGTATTATACTACTAGGCATACTTTGTCCCATTAGATATGCGGCTCCACTTACTAGTCCCATAGGCACAACTACTCCTAATATGGCTATGGCCGTAGAAGATTTCCCTGATGCTTTTAATTCATCCACATCCGTTTCAAGACCCGCTATGAACATTAAAAATATAACTCCAATTTCCGCTAATTGACCAACTAATTCTGTTTTTTCTATGAGATTTATTCCCAATAAAATCCCCACTATTATTTGCCCTAGAACTACAGGCTGCCTCAGCCGCCTACTTATTATCCCCCCAATTTGCGCTCCTAATAAAATAATACCAATATGCAACAAATACTCTAACTTGGGTGCTAGTTCCATAACCGATCCTTCTTTCTATATTTTTTAATACTTTTAATATAAACTATTCTACCACTATAAAATTGTCTTTTCAAATATGTATACAGAATATTTATATTATTACTAATTATGATATTTATTCGTCAATAAAAAGACTATTGAAGAGTTATATATGTTTATATTTTTAGTCAATTACTATAAATATATTATTATAAAAAATCATACTACGTATGATTCGTTATGGAACCCTATGGTTTCCTTCGACGATTACTATCGTAATCTGAACACCCTCCTTCAAAGAGGCAGGGGAATTCTTCCCCCACACCCCCTTATTTTTTTACTTATCGGCAGTTTTGAAAATTTATAATTTCATATAGAGTAAAAAAAGACGCCAAATTTATTTAGCGTCTTTTTATTATTCTATGCTTTTTAATTTCTCTGCTTGGTCTGTAGTAATTAATGAATCTATTATTTCGTCTATTACTCCATCTAGTATTTGATCTAATTTGTAAAGAGTTAAGTTAATTCTATGGTCTGTAACTCTTCCTTGTGGGAAGTTGTAAGTTCTAATTCTCTCACTTCTGTCTCCCGTACCAACTTGAGATTTTCTCTCTTGAGCTATCTCAGCATTTTGTGCTGCTAATTCTCTATCGTAGATTCTGGCCTTTAATATTTTAAATGCCTTATCCTTATTTTTAAGCTGAGATTTTTCATCCTGGCAAGATACAACTATACCTGTAGGTATGTGAGTAAGTCTTACGGCTGAGTCTGTAGTATTAACGGACTGACCACCATTTCCAGATGATCTGAATACATCTACACGTACATCATTCATATTAACATCTATTTCCACATCGTTTACTTCAGGTAAAACGGCTACAGTTGTGGTAGATGTATGGATTCTTCCACCAGATTCAGTAGCTGGGATTCTTTGTACTCTATGAACTCCACTTTCAAATTTAAGTCTAGAGTAAGCCCCCTTACCCTTGATCATAAATACAACTTCCTTTATTCCACCTACTCCAGTTTCACTTAAACTCATCATTTCAACTTTCCAACGTTGTCTTTCAGCATATCTTGTGTACATTCTAAGTAAATCAGAACCAAATAATCCTGCTTCATCTCCACCAGCACCAGCTCTAATTTCCACTAATACGTTTTTCTCATCATTAGGGTCCTTAGGAATTAATAATAATTTCAAGTTAGCTTCAATATCTGGAAGTCTATCTTCAAGATCACTTAATTCCATCTTAGCCATATCTCTGAATTCTTCATCATCACTTTCTTCTAAGATAGATTTGGCCTCTGCAATTCCGTCTTTAACTTCCTTATATTCCTTGTACTGATTAACTATAGGTTCCATATCCGATAATTCTTTAATATATTTTTGCCATACCTTTTGGTCACCTATAATTTCCGGGTCTGCAACTTTATTACTAAGGTCTTTATACTTATCTTCAATAAAATCTAATTTTTCAAACATTATATCACCTCGTAATGGATACTTTAACAGTTTATTTTATCATTTTTTTACTTTTTTATCAAGGTAGCCATGACTACCCTTTCAATACCGCTTAAATCCTTTATTTTTTCTATGTTTTCATACCTACCGTCATTTTTAAACAAATCTGCCACCAATTGTCCCTGGTCATGACCTACTTCAAAGGCTACTAATCCTTCTTCTCTTAAATAGTTTGGACTCATCCTTACTATTTTCCTATAAAAATCTAGACCATCTTCTCCGCCATCTAATGCAAGACGGGGCTCATACTTGGACACTTCTATCTGTAGGTCATCTATGTGCTTTTTAGGTATATAAGGGGGGTTTGATACGATTATATCCAATTTTTTCATAGAATCTTCATCTATTGGAGTAAATAAGTCTCCCTTTAAGAACTTTATTTCCTTTTCTCTCAAGTTATTCTTAGCATTTTTACCTGCCACCTTTAATGGAATGTCACTTATATCTACCCCATATAATTCTGTAGCATTAGTAAATTTTCCTAAACTTATTATTACGGCACCACTACCTACCCCTAATTCTAGTATGGATTTAGTTTCATTTTTCTTTGCCCAGTCTATAACTGCCTCTACTAATATTTCCGTATCAGGTCTTGGAACTAATACTCCAGTCTCCACGTAAAAATCCATTCCCATAAACTCTTGGTTATTAGTTATATATTGTAGAGGTATTCCACTCTTTCTTTTTTCTATAGATTCCATATATTTTGAGTATTCATCTTCACTTAATATATTATTCTTATTTATTATTAAAAATAATCTATCCTTTTTTATTATATTACATAAGAGAACCTCTGCATCTAACAGAGGTGTTCTCACTCTTTCTAAGTTTTCAAATCCTAATTCCAAGGCTTCCTTTATTGTTACCACAAGTCCATCTCCTCGTCTTTCACTATAACACTCTCAAGTGCCTTTATGGCCACTTCTATTTGTTTATCATCCGGTTCTTTAGTAGTTAGCTTTTGCATTAAAAGTCCTGGGTAACTTATCATACAAATGAACTTAGATCTTCTCTTTCCTGCCCATTTTATAATTTCATAGGATATGCCTCCTACTACAGGAATTAATACAAATCTAGATAGGACTCTCATCATTACACTAGGCCAACCTATAGTTGAGAATAATATTAAACTTATGATCATAACTATCATTAAAAAACTAGTTCCACATCTAGGATGTAGGGTTGTGAATTTCTTTACATTTTCCACTGTTAATGGTTGCCCGCTTTCATAGCAGTGGATAGTTTTATGCTCTGCACCATGATATTGAAATACCCTTTGTATATCCTTCATTCTAGATATTAAAACTATATATGCTACAAACATGAATATTCTTACAAAACCTTCTGCTAAATTTAAAGCTAAGTTACTAGTGGTAAATTTCTTTACAAATTGTGTAAGTAATGTGGGAGTTATGATAAAAAGTCCCACACCCATTACAAGGGCAAAGAACACGGACATGTATATTAGTATATCTCCAGTTTTATCTCCAAATTTATTTTCTATCCAAAGTTCAAACTTACTTTTCTTATAATCTTCTTCTTCCTCATAAAATTCTGCTGAATAAGTAAGAGCACGAACTCCCACTACCATGGAATCAATAAGGGCAAAGACACCTCTTATTAATGGCGTTTTTGCTATTTTACTTTTAAAAAGAGGACTTACTTTTTCTTTTTTTACTTCTATTTCAGAATCAGGCTTTCTTACGGCTATGGCAATAT contains:
- a CDS encoding ZIP family metal transporter → MENIYEIGIIGFMVGVIGTGIGGIISILVSDIKGNILSFIMGLSGGLMLSIICFDLLEEAFKITSLPINIAGLILGIIVMSLIETLLRKRNRSGNKYRRIGFLLLIGVALHNFPEGLAIGSAFLLTKSLGIGVSIVIAVHNIPEGICMATPMRMGGINRLEVLIYTMLAGAPIGIGAFIGALLGNISQNFIGLCLSLAGGSMLYIACGELIPSAKEASTKKIQTYGILIGFILGILITKM
- a CDS encoding cation:proton antiporter — encoded protein: MELAPKLEYLLHIGIILLGAQIGGIISRRLRQPVVLGQIIVGILLGINLIEKTELVGQLAEIGVIFLMFIAGLETDVDELKASGKSSTAIAILGVVVPMGLVSGAAYLMGQSMPSSIILGLISIATSVSISVQTLKEIGFLRSKQGIAILGAAIIDDIIGIILLTLTIGMVRPNAESGVLSVILKIITFFIITFVLGYIIIKVVLKIHHKFNLRRVIVSYSLIFCVLLAYLSEDLGVAAVTGAYFAGVILSMTPYRHKISHDIQIVSDSFFTPIFFVSIGLGVELNELGYAITFSLILLGLGIIGKIFGCGFGARATGFSVKESLQVGIGMVPRAEVSIIIANLALSLNLIGDKEFSSAIVLVVATTLMTPSLLKWSFKGYELEKR
- the prfA gene encoding peptide chain release factor 1, whose product is MFEKLDFIEDKYKDLSNKVADPEIIGDQKVWQKYIKELSDMEPIVNQYKEYKEVKDGIAEAKSILEESDDEEFRDMAKMELSDLEDRLPDIEANLKLLLIPKDPNDEKNVLVEIRAGAGGDEAGLFGSDLLRMYTRYAERQRWKVEMMSLSETGVGGIKEVVFMIKGKGAYSRLKFESGVHRVQRIPATESGGRIHTSTTTVAVLPEVNDVEIDVNMNDVRVDVFRSSGNGGQSVNTTDSAVRLTHIPTGIVVSCQDEKSQLKNKDKAFKILKARIYDRELAAQNAEIAQERKSQVGTGDRSERIRTYNFPQGRVTDHRINLTLYKLDQILDGVIDEIIDSLITTDQAEKLKSIE
- the prmC gene encoding peptide chain release factor N(5)-glutamine methyltransferase; the encoded protein is MVTIKEALELGFENLERVRTPLLDAEVLLCNIIKKDRLFLIINKNNILSEDEYSKYMESIEKRKSGIPLQYITNNQEFMGMDFYVETGVLVPRPDTEILVEAVIDWAKKNETKSILELGVGSGAVIISLGKFTNATELYGVDISDIPLKVAGKNAKNNLREKEIKFLKGDLFTPIDEDSMKKLDIIVSNPPYIPKKHIDDLQIEVSKYEPRLALDGGEDGLDFYRKIVRMSPNYLREEGLVAFEVGHDQGQLVADLFKNDGRYENIEKIKDLSGIERVVMATLIKK
- a CDS encoding DUF1385 domain-containing protein, with the protein product MDFEKIFLKQARPTSIGGQAIIEGVMMRGPEDIAIAVRKPDSEIEVKKEKVSPLFKSKIAKTPLIRGVFALIDSMVVGVRALTYSAEFYEEEEDYKKSKFELWIENKFGDKTGDILIYMSVFFALVMGVGLFIITPTLLTQFVKKFTTSNLALNLAEGFVRIFMFVAYIVLISRMKDIQRVFQYHGAEHKTIHCYESGQPLTVENVKKFTTLHPRCGTSFLMIVMIISLILFSTIGWPSVMMRVLSRFVLIPVVGGISYEIIKWAGKRRSKFICMISYPGLLMQKLTTKEPDDKQIEVAIKALESVIVKDEEMDLW